The following coding sequences lie in one Candidatus Diapherotrites archaeon genomic window:
- a CDS encoding methyltransferase domain-containing protein has product MTYLSQNEILQKYRKEKLLWGLTPNKYLAEIPKIVKSGDVLDFGVGEGRNALFLAKKGFSVTGIDISKAAVKKFLMFAKKRNLHVKGIVGDIANFKFNRNYDVIICIAVLDLISNPLKLIKKMKKHTNKGGLNLVSVFTTKNTEWKKYPGLYFFKETELKEIYKDWQIIKYENYIKKDRHGKPHKHHIAILIAKK; this is encoded by the coding sequence ATGACTTATTTATCTCAAAATGAAATATTACAAAAATACAGAAAAGAAAAGTTACTCTGGGGCCTAACACCTAATAAATATTTAGCAGAAATTCCAAAAATAGTAAAATCTGGAGATGTTCTTGACTTTGGGGTTGGTGAAGGTAGAAATGCTTTATTTCTTGCGAAAAAAGGATTCAGTGTTACAGGCATTGATATTTCTAAGGCAGCTGTAAAAAAATTTTTAATGTTTGCCAAAAAAAGAAACTTACATGTAAAAGGGATAGTAGGTGACATTGCCAATTTTAAATTTAATAGAAATTATGATGTTATCATTTGTATTGCAGTATTAGATCTAATCTCAAACCCTTTAAAATTAATTAAAAAAATGAAGAAGCACACCAACAAAGGAGGATTAAATTTAGTAAGTGTTTTTACAACGAAAAATACAGAATGGAAAAAATATCCCGGATTATATTTTTTTAAAGAAACAGAATTAAAGGAAATTTACAAAGACTGGCAAATCATAAAATATGAAAACTATATTAAAAAAGATAGACACGGAAAACCACATAAGCATCACATAGCAATTTTAATTGCAAAAAAATAA